The window aaaatggaacGTGTAAATGTCTATCTCATAAGGTTTGTATCCCAAACAATTATGTACTAACTTTGTGACTTTGGACACATTACTTAGCCTATTTGTGTTCCAAATATCTTGACTGTAAAATGGGTTACTATAATAGTAGTGATTTCAACCATCTGAGAATTCAATGAATAATGTATCCAAAAAGCACAAAATGGGAAACGAGACACAATAAACATTCAATGTTGGGAGAACTAGTTGACAGTAACAGTAGTAGCAGAAGCAGCAAAGGCAGCAGCAGTGGTACGTCAAATACAGCCCAGTACGTGGTAAGAATTCAACAGTTTTCTTAactgaaatttatattaaataacaaaattttctgttaaataaCATAATGACATACTAGAGTAATTCAAGCACCCATTCCCCCTTTATAGAAAGCAAAGAGAAGGTACCCAAGGTTACACAGGTAGTTAATGACAGACACAAGTTTAAAACCAAGCTCCAAGAACAGTACTTTTAAAGCCTGCAAGTCTATTGTAATTAGACATAGAGACTATTTGTGCTGAAACGTGGATCCTACTTAATAAAGACAGTTTtggtaaaataagaaatagaatttaaattatagaaaatttctttcagggTGATTTTGGCTGGAATATACTCATTTTACTGACTAAGAAATACCAAGACTCGTTTACCTTAAAAAAGAGAATCCTTTTACACAAAGCCACATCGcaaatacaaataatttctttcccctctcttctgAGGGCCAGAATCTTGGCAACACAACTAAGAAAAATGAGTAGTATTGCTGAATTACATTGTTACCATagtatgaaatttaaaatcaagtagagaaaagatttaaaataaattataaatcagaaaaaaaaaactagagaatgaaaaataaggaaatgtggtTTCTATTCATGGGATGAAATAAGAAGATTAAATAAACtagaatgaaattataaatcatgTTTATCATACAAAGAAAATCAGCATACCTTTGGCAGGATTTGATTCGTATCCATATgatgttttgttaaaaatatgatGATCACCAGAAGAGGGTATTATCCTTGAATCTGAAATAGGATGAATCCCTTTAACACGATCACTTATTGCTTTATGTTGCTCATAAAATCCAAGTTTCCTCGGAGAGCTTGTTGCCAACATTGTTTCACCATTTTGTACTACCTTATGTTCTTCTCTTTGCATATCTCCTGATAGATGAGTCTCTGACTTGTTCCCATTCATAACAGGTAGTTCAGTGATTTGCAATAACACTTCCTTCTGATTAGCAGCAGAGGTTTCTAGTAAGGAATTAGATTCAGTGCTACATCGGCCTTCTAACCTGTATTTCCCAGGAGACATAATTGCACAGGGAACAGTTCCCATAAGGTCTATTGTTGTCTTTGTAACAGCAGCAGGATTGGGAGAGATCTGAGAGGTAGAATCATTGTGGCCAAAGTTCTCACAGTGGGATGCCATGCTTCCACTTTTAGGAAATGCATCTGCTTCAGACACAGAATCTTCAGTCAAGGCTAAGAACTCTGAAGGTGTCTGAGCTGTTGTAAGATCAGCAGAAAGCAGGGGTGATTGTAAAGAGCTTCCTGCCCGTTCTGTTACAtccacagaacaagatggagaagCTCTTACTAATACAGGTTCTCTCTCCTGGTACTGTGTAATTTCCAATGAGAATCCAGACTGTTGTACCAATGAAATGGATTGGCTCTGTGGAACTGGCTTAGAAAATTTATAGTGAGATGAAAAAGATTTAGTGAGTAGCTTCTTTGTTGACTGCTTAACAGAACGGCGAGTTTGTTCTTCTGTGAATCCAGAATCATCCCCTTCACTTTTGCCAGAACTTAGGCAATTTATAAAGACATTCTTATTAGTTGAgtgctccttttccttttcaaaatcttCTGTCAAGGATCTCGTTATTTTCTTATTTCGTGAACTACTAAAACCAACAGAATGTCTTCCCCTGGTTTTAATATGTTCTTCCAAACTCAGTTTCTGTATACTGCTATGACCAGATTGAGCACCATTTGAAATACTAAGGTTCTGGTTGGTAGTGTCTTGCTTAGGTTCACCTCCTTTCTTATGGTGGAAACTAATGGAAGGAGTACGGAATATGCTCCTGCGTTTACCTGTACTACCTGAGCTTGAATTCGTGCTGGAAGGAGAGGAACTGTGGACACCAACTGTATTACTGGAGGAGggtgaagaaggaagagaatcaTGTCTTCTGCTAATACTTCTTCTGAATATTGGCAACCGGGAGACCAGGGTAGATCGTCTTGATCCTGAGTCCCCCATTGGGACTCCAAGGCTTGAGCTGTGACAGCCAATTTAGCAGcctaaaaaaggtaaaacaaaaagaacacatcaaaagaaatcaattataaataagacattttaaaacaaaacactgtttttCAGGACATGGACTAGAACTTGGCTCAtactaaaatgataataaaattctgatgaggatttttttttaatttataagtaGCAAAATTATCCAGTGATTTGCACAATGATTTTATAATGGCTCAGCAATGTCAAGATTACCAAGAATATTTAGTCTATGCAAAAGATTGTTGGGTTGAGAAACACAAGATCACTATTCAAGACCCAGCCTTACTACTCCCACTGGTTCTATAATTTGGTAAATTGTTTAATCCTAACTTTTTATGTCTACATATTTAGATGCAGTAGTCTTGTGACAGCCATAATCATTGCCCTGTGGGTAATATGCCCCACTACTGCCTCTCTTGACCAGAAACAGATATATCACAAGACTTGAGAAGTTATTCACCTGAGCTTAACAGAATCACAGATCAGACTAAGGTATGATCTGACACTAGAATCttcattcaaagaaaaaacaattaggAAGTACTCTTCTCCTTGGAGTTTGATTTTGGGACTTTTAGAGGTAATCAGGGCATTGATAGATGAAACTAAATGAGGAAGGATACAGTGTAGAGTTATAAACAAAATTAGGTTATGAGGAAACCACAACTATGAATTGAAGAAAAGACTCCAGTGAAAATTAATTCAACTGGTAATGTTGACACGAGTGAAAATACATAGTGACAGCAGCAGAAGCATAGAAAATTTATGAACCATATTAACATCAACGTGCtgatgatgaagaaaaagaaggaagaaaaagtgaaGGTGGCAACTATATAGTTCATCAACCATGATGTCCCAAATACTTTTCTGACATAGATTATCTCTTTTAACACTTCTAACTGTAG is drawn from Panthera leo isolate Ple1 chromosome B1, P.leo_Ple1_pat1.1, whole genome shotgun sequence and contains these coding sequences:
- the CCSER1 gene encoding serine-rich coiled-coil domain-containing protein 1 isoform X1, giving the protein MGDSGSRRSTLVSRLPIFRRSISRRHDSLPSSPSSSNTVGVHSSSPSSTNSSSGSTGKRRSIFRTPSISFHHKKGGEPKQDTTNQNLSISNGAQSGHSSIQKLSLEEHIKTRGRHSVGFSSSRNKKITRSLTEDFEKEKEHSTNKNVFINCLSSGKSEGDDSGFTEEQTRRSVKQSTKKLLTKSFSSHYKFSKPVPQSQSISLVQQSGFSLEITQYQEREPVLVRASPSCSVDVTERAGSSLQSPLLSADLTTAQTPSEFLALTEDSVSEADAFPKSGSMASHCENFGHNDSTSQISPNPAAVTKTTIDLMGTVPCAIMSPGKYRLEGRCSTESNSLLETSAANQKEVLLQITELPVMNGNKSETHLSGDMQREEHKVVQNGETMLATSSPRKLGFYEQHKAISDRVKGIHPISDSRIIPSSGDHHIFNKTSYGYESNPAKVLASSFSPYREGRFIERRLRSSSEGTAGSSRMILKPKDGNVEEVNSLRKQRAGSSSSKMNSMDVLNNLGSCELDEDDLMLDLEFLEEQNLHPSVCREDSYHSVVSCAAVVLTPMEPTIEMKKREELKFPEPSKQCRLDTRGRVAQEELKRAMGNLSLKLTKDIDQEVRCSHMSRMPPSPSADWPLQGVEENGGLDSLPFRLMLQDCTAVKTLLLKMKRVLQESADMSPASSTASLPVSPLTEEPLPFKDIMKDECSMLKLQLKERDELICQLQEELEKVQHLQKAFASRVDKSTQTELLGYDGLNLKRLEAVQGGREVRKSREREREEEKVVTVLQ
- the CCSER1 gene encoding serine-rich coiled-coil domain-containing protein 1 isoform X3 — its product is MGDSGSRRSTLVSRLPIFRRSISRRHDSLPSSPSSSNTVGVHSSSPSSTNSSSGSTGKRRSIFRTPSISFHHKKGGEPKQDTTNQNLSISNGAQSGHSSIQKLSLEEHIKTRGRHSVGFSSSRNKKITRSLTEDFEKEKEHSTNKNVFINCLSSGKSEGDDSGFTEEQTRRSVKQSTKKLLTKSFSSHYKFSKPVPQSQSISLVQQSGFSLEITQYQEREPVLVRASPSCSVDVTERAGSSLQSPLLSADLTTAQTPSEFLALTEDSVSEADAFPKSGSMASHCENFGHNDSTSQISPNPAAVTKTTIDLMGTVPCAIMSPGKYRLEGRCSTESNSLLETSAANQKEVLLQITELPVMNGNKSETHLSGDMQREEHKVVQNGETMLATSSPRKLGFYEQHKAISDRVKGIHPISDSRIIPSSGDHHIFNKTSYGYESNPAKVLASSFSPYREGRFIERRLRSSSEGTAGSSRMILKPKDGNVEEVNSLRKQRAGSSSSKMNSMDVLNNLGSCELDEDDLMLDLEFLEEQNLHPSVCREDSYHSVVSCAAVVLTPMEPTIEMKKREELKFPEPSKQNLSLKLTKDIDQEVRCSHMSRMPPSPSADWPLQGVEENGGLDSLPFRLMLQDCTAVKTLLLKMKRVLQESADMSPASSTASLPVSPLTEEPLPFKDIMKDECSMLKLQLKERDELICQLQEELEKVQHLQKAFASRVDKSTQTELLGYDGLNLKRLEAVQGGREVRKSREREREEEKVVTVLQ
- the CCSER1 gene encoding serine-rich coiled-coil domain-containing protein 1 isoform X2, coding for MGDSGSRRSTLVSRLPIFRRSISRRHDSLPSSPSSSNTVGVHSSSPSSTNSSSGSTGKRRSIFRTPSISFHHKKGGEPKQDTTNQNLSISNGAQSGHSSIQKLSLEEHIKTRGRHSVGFSSSRNKKITRSLTEDFEKEKEHSTNKNVFINCLSSGKSEGDDSGFTEEQTRRSVKQSTKKLLTKSFSSHYKFSKPVPQSQSISLVQQSGFSLEITQYQEREPVLVRASPSCSVDVTERAGSSLQSPLLSADLTTAQTPSEFLALTEDSVSEADAFPKSGSMASHCENFGHNDSTSQISPNPAAVTKTTIDLMGTVPCAIMSPGKYRLEGRCSTESNSLLETSAANQKEVLLQITELPVMNGNKSETHLSGDMQREEHKVVQNGETMLATSSPRKLGFYEQHKAISDRVKGIHPISDSRIIPSSGDHHIFNKTSYGYESNPAKVLASSFSPYREGRFIERRLRSSSEGTAGSSRMILKPKDGNVEEVNSLRKQRAGSSSSKMNSMDVLNNLGSCELDEDDLMLDLEFLEEQNLHPSVCREDSYHSVVSCAAVVLTPMEPTIEMKKREELKFPEPSKQCRLDTRGRVAQEELKRAMGNLSLKLTKDIDQEVRCSHMSRMPPSPSADWPLQGVEENGGLDSLPFRLMLQDCTAVKTLLLKMKRVLQESADMSPASSTASLPVSPLTEEPLPFKDIMKDECSMLKLQLKERDELICQLQEELEKVQHLQKAFASRVDKSTQTELLGYDALWNPTCTEGLFKPVNIST
- the CCSER1 gene encoding serine-rich coiled-coil domain-containing protein 1 isoform X4, which encodes MGDSGSRRSTLVSRLPIFRRSISRRHDSLPSSPSSSNTVGVHSSSPSSTNSSSGSTGKRRSIFRTPSISFHHKKGGEPKQDTTNQNLSISNGAQSGHSSIQKLSLEEHIKTRGRHSVGFSSSRNKKITRSLTEDFEKEKEHSTNKNVFINCLSSGKSEGDDSGFTEEQTRRSVKQSTKKLLTKSFSSHYKFSKPVPQSQSISLVQQSGFSLEITQYQEREPVLVRASPSCSVDVTERAGSSLQSPLLSADLTTAQTPSEFLALTEDSVSEADAFPKSGSMASHCENFGHNDSTSQISPNPAAVTKTTIDLMGTVPCAIMSPGKYRLEGRCSTESNSLLETSAANQKEVLLQITELPVMNGNKSETHLSGDMQREEHKVVQNGETMLATSSPRKLGFYEQHKAISDRVKGIHPISDSRIIPSSGDHHIFNKTSYGYESNPAKVLASSFSPYREGRFIERRLRSSSEGTAGSSRMILKPKDGNVEEVNSLRKQRAGSSSSKMNSMDVLNNLGSCELDEDDLMLDLEFLEEQNLHPSVCREDSYHSVVSCAAVVLTPMEPTIEMKKREELKFPEPSKQNLSLKLTKDIDQEVRCSHMSRMPPSPSADWPLQGVEENGGLDSLPFRLMLQDCTAVKTLLLKMKRVLQESADMSPASSTASLPVSPLTEEPLPFKDIMKDECSMLKLQLKERDELICQLQEELEKVQHLQKAFASRVDKSTQTELLGYDALWNPTCTEGLFKPVNIST